A stretch of the Sulfuritortus calidifontis genome encodes the following:
- the ccoS gene encoding cbb3-type cytochrome oxidase assembly protein CcoS translates to MDILYLLIPLSIVFVAVIAMGLLWAVKSGQFEDMEGPAHRILMDDDDEPPAKNRD, encoded by the coding sequence ATGGATATTCTTTATCTGCTCATCCCACTCAGCATCGTCTTCGTCGCGGTGATCGCGATGGGCCTGCTGTGGGCCGTGAAAAGCGGCCAATTCGAGGACATGGAAGGGCCGGCCCACCGCATCCTGATGGATGACGACGACGAACCGCCGGCCAAGAACCGCGATTAG
- the ccoN gene encoding cytochrome-c oxidase, cbb3-type subunit I: MQATTYNYKVVRQFAIMTVVWGIVGMLVGVILSAQLIWPTLTEALGPLAPYLSYGRIRPLHTNAVIFAFGGSGLFAASLFIVQRTCQTRLISDGLAALVFWGWQLVILLAAISLPLGFTSAKEYAELEWPIDILIAVVWVAYAVLFFGTIIKRKTQHIYVANWFFGAYIVTIAVLHIVNSMEFPVTLTKSYSMYAGVHDAMVQWWYGHNAVGFFLTTAFLGMMYYFVPKQAGRPIFSYRLSIVHFWSLNFIYMWAGPHHLLYTALPDWAQSLGMIFSLMLIAPSWGGMMNGIMTLSGAWHKLRTDPILKFLITALSFYGMSTFEGPMMSVKTVNALSHYTEWTIGHVHSGALGWVAMITIGSMYYLIPRLFGREEMYSVKLINTHFWVATIGVVLYIAALWIAGVAQGLMWRATNADGTLTYSFVQSVEVMYPFYYIRLLGGLMFFGGMLLMAYNVWKTVAAGKAVNDARIPEAVAA, encoded by the coding sequence ATGCAAGCAACGACATACAACTACAAGGTCGTCCGGCAATTCGCCATCATGACAGTCGTCTGGGGCATTGTCGGTATGTTGGTCGGCGTCATCCTATCGGCCCAGTTGATCTGGCCGACCCTGACCGAGGCCCTCGGGCCCCTGGCACCCTATCTCTCCTATGGCCGCATCCGGCCGTTGCACACCAATGCGGTGATCTTCGCCTTCGGCGGTTCCGGTCTGTTCGCCGCTTCCCTGTTCATCGTCCAGCGCACCTGCCAGACCCGCCTGATCTCGGACGGCCTGGCCGCCTTAGTGTTCTGGGGCTGGCAGCTGGTCATCCTGCTCGCCGCCATCAGCCTGCCGCTCGGTTTCACCAGCGCCAAGGAATACGCCGAGCTGGAGTGGCCGATCGACATCCTGATCGCGGTGGTCTGGGTGGCCTATGCCGTGCTCTTCTTCGGCACCATCATCAAGCGCAAGACCCAGCACATCTACGTGGCCAACTGGTTCTTCGGCGCCTACATCGTGACCATCGCCGTGCTGCACATCGTCAACAGCATGGAGTTCCCGGTCACCCTGACCAAGTCCTACTCCATGTATGCCGGCGTGCATGACGCCATGGTCCAGTGGTGGTACGGCCACAACGCGGTCGGCTTCTTCCTGACCACCGCCTTCCTCGGCATGATGTATTACTTCGTGCCCAAGCAGGCCGGCCGGCCGATCTTCTCCTACCGGCTGTCGATCGTGCACTTCTGGTCGCTCAACTTCATCTACATGTGGGCCGGCCCGCACCATCTGCTCTATACCGCCCTGCCCGACTGGGCCCAGTCGCTCGGCATGATCTTCTCACTGATGCTGATCGCGCCGTCCTGGGGCGGCATGATGAACGGCATCATGACCCTGTCCGGCGCCTGGCATAAGCTGCGCACCGACCCCATCCTGAAGTTCCTGATCACCGCCCTGTCGTTCTACGGCATGTCGACCTTCGAGGGCCCGATGATGTCGGTGAAGACGGTGAACGCCCTGTCGCACTATACCGAGTGGACCATCGGCCACGTGCACTCCGGGGCCCTGGGCTGGGTGGCGATGATCACCATCGGCTCCATGTACTACCTGATCCCGCGCCTGTTCGGCCGGGAGGAGATGTACAGCGTGAAGCTGATCAACACCCACTTCTGGGTCGCCACCATCGGCGTCGTGCTCTACATCGCCGCCCTCTGGATCGCCGGCGTGGCCCAGGGCCTGATGTGGCGCGCAACCAACGCCGACGGTACCCTGACCTACAGCTTCGTCCAGTCGGTGGAGGTGATGTATCCCTTCTACTACATCCGTCTGCTGGGCGGCCTGATGTTCTTCGGCGGCATGCTGCTGATGGCCTACAACGTCTGGAAAACCGTGGCAGCGGGCAAGGCCGTCAATGACGCGCGCATCCCCGAAGCGGTTGCCGCCTGA